In the genome of Brienomyrus brachyistius isolate T26 chromosome 17, BBRACH_0.4, whole genome shotgun sequence, one region contains:
- the LOC125711706 gene encoding ubiquitin-conjugating enzyme E2 G1-like, translated as MTELQSALLLRRQLAELNKNPVEGFSAGLIDDNDLYQWEVLIIGPPDTLYEGGVFKAHLTFPKDYPLRPPKMKFVTDIWHPNVDKNGDVCISILHEPGEDKYGYEKPEERWLPIHTVETIMISVISMLADPNGDSPANVDAAKEWREDRHGEFKRKVARCVRKSQETAFD; from the exons ATGACGGAGTTACAGTCAGCCTTACTACTCAGACGACAGCTAGcag AGTTGAATAAAAATCCAGTGGAAGGTTTCTCTGCAGGATTAATAGATGACAACGATCTCTATCAGTGGGAAGTTCTAATCATTGGCCCGCCAGACACACTTTA CGAAGGTGGTGTGTTTAAAGCTCATCTCACATTTCCAAAAGATTATCCACTTCGTCCACCCAAAATGAAATTTGTCACTGATATTTGGCATCCTAATG TGGACAAGAATGGTGATGTGTGTATTTCTATTTTGCACGAGCCTGGGGAGGACAAGTACGGGTACGAGAAGCCGGAGGAGCGCTGGCTTCCCATCCACACTGTAGAGACCATCATGATCAGCGTGATCTCCATGCTGGCGGATCCTAACGGTGACTCCCCTGCTAATGTAGATGCAGCA AAAGAGTGGAGGGAAGACAGACACGGCGAATTCAAAAGGAAAGTTGCTCGTTGTGTAAGAAAAAGTCAAGAGACTGCTTTCGACTGA